Within Metabacillus sp. KUDC1714, the genomic segment TCTATCGCTCTTACTGTACTTCTAATATAGTCATCATGAAATTTCGATAACCCTTGTTTATGTCTTACATCTATTATTGAAAATCCAATCCTCTTTTTATCTGTAACAGTCAAATATTCACTAACATCCATTTGAAATACAATATCTGGTGCATATCTTACTTGTGGAAAACTTTTAAATAAATTATACGAATACAAATCTCTAAAACAAACATCGTCACAAAGTTCAAAGATTTCTTTGTAATCATTGAGAAATACTTCTGACTTAAATGGACCAAAATTCGCCCCAAGAACAAATACTGATTTCCCTCGATTCTTAAATTCCTTAACCATTTTCAATCGATCTTGATATAATGTATGATGATATTCTTCTTCTCTGAAAATAGAACCACCTATAAATAGTATAGCATCATGTTCCTCCGCTACTTTCTCATAGTTTGTTATCGAATCAGATAGTCTAAGTCGCTGCCCTATTTTATTAAAAAAAGAATATTTCCTTCTCTTTACATTATTATAATTCGAGAGAAATTCGTCATAATTATTACCCAGGTAGTTAACTGTAAATTCACAATTGGGGAATTTAGTTGCTAGGATATCTAAGAATAAATCATCCCCAAAATTAAATTGCAAATAAATATCCACAAATACCTTTTTCATTTTATTCACCACCTTAATTTCTCACTAAATCGTAGAATTTTTCAACCTCGTTAACAGAACTATAAGACTCTATTAAATTTAATTGTTTCAAAATATCTTCCTTGAAATTATCATTATCTAAGTATTTTTTTATTCCGTAATATATACTCTGAATATCATGCTCAACAATTAACCCATCTTCTTCGTGAGTGATGATTTCTTTTGCTGTAGGGAAGTTTGTACAAACTATCGGCCTTTTTAATATCTTCGCTTCACAAACTGTAAGTCCAAAGCCTTCTTTAATAGATGTTTGAACATAGATGTCACAATTTTTCATATATGTATAAGGATTTAACTTTTTTCCAAGTAATACAAAATACTCATTTAGATCAAACTTTTTTATTAATTGCTGAAGTTTTTCTCTATCTGGACCATCTCCAATTGCAAACCATTTGAAGTTATAACCCTCTTTTTTTAGTAAATTAGCCACTTCAATCGCTTTTTCATATGCTTTTGCTGAGACTAATCTGCCGACTGTCAATATATTTACAGTTGACTTATCAAATTCAACTACCTGATGTTCTTCCGCCGCCATATTATTAATCAAATTTGGATCTAATATATCTAAAATTATTTCTACCTTTTTATTATATTCTTCTCTAATCTGAGAAACAGAATATTTTGTATTCTTAGATACAGCTATAATTTTATTTATGTTTTTATATGATTCATAATCAATATTTTTATCATATAAAGTGTTAGCATAGTCGGTGTTTATCCAAGCAAATTTTTTAATGGCATTTACTTTATGTGCTACAAAGTATGTTGGCATTCCCTGGCTATAAGCGATTGCTATATCATACTTTTTTTCAGGAGCTATCATTATTTTATTAATACTTTTATATACTACTTGTTCACTATGCAACAAACGTTTTTTAATATTATTTAACCTCAAATTGAGAGATGTTTTTATTCTATGGTAGAAAAACATCATATTTTTACTAAAATTAAATTTTTCATTATTTAAAAAACGATA encodes:
- a CDS encoding glycosyltransferase; the encoded protein is MKKKLLFVIDSLEIGGAEKSLVSLLNILDSSKFEIDLILFKQGGDLERYVPNYINLFPPPEYYRFLNNEKFNFSKNMMFFYHRIKTSLNLRLNNIKKRLLHSEQVVYKSINKIMIAPEKKYDIAIAYSQGMPTYFVAHKVNAIKKFAWINTDYANTLYDKNIDYESYKNINKIIAVSKNTKYSVSQIREEYNKKVEIILDILDPNLINNMAAEEHQVVEFDKSTVNILTVGRLVSAKAYEKAIEVANLLKKEGYNFKWFAIGDGPDREKLQQLIKKFDLNEYFVLLGKKLNPYTYMKNCDIYVQTSIKEGFGLTVCEAKILKRPIVCTNFPTAKEIITHEEDGLIVEHDIQSIYYGIKKYLDNDNFKEDILKQLNLIESYSSVNEVEKFYDLVRN
- a CDS encoding polysaccharide pyruvyl transferase family protein, whose protein sequence is MKKVFVDIYLQFNFGDDLFLDILATKFPNCEFTVNYLGNNYDEFLSNYNNVKRRKYSFFNKIGQRLRLSDSITNYEKVAEEHDAILFIGGSIFREEEYHHTLYQDRLKMVKEFKNRGKSVFVLGANFGPFKSEVFLNDYKEIFELCDDVCFRDLYSYNLFKSFPQVRYAPDIVFQMDVSEYLTVTDKKRIGFSIIDVRHKQGLSKFHDDYIRSTVRAIEIFVNKGYECCLMSFCEHEGDLKVINEIKSNLSSEILKKVSIYEYKGNLKEAITLMASFTIFIAARFHANILAILLGIGVIPIIYSEKTTNMLKDIKLDGILVNMNNLHTQYDEATFTKSINNKVNLSEVSQESKKQFIVLEKLINK